In Rutidosis leptorrhynchoides isolate AG116_Rl617_1_P2 chromosome 6, CSIRO_AGI_Rlap_v1, whole genome shotgun sequence, the DNA window ATAAGACATCTAGGGGCCACCATTCGAAGAGACAAATCAAACGACCCATTCAAAAATATATCTCGCAAAACCGACCTCTCGTCCTCGTGTCCCACAATGCTACCCAACAGCGGACCCCTCCTTAGATGAAATAATAGCTCAGGTAAATTAGACAACTCCTTTGGAAACTGGTAAAGTTTCGATTTTGGCATTTGGGATCCAAATCTACTTGTTATATCTTTTATTCTTTCATCTACTGTTTTCCGCATATCAATTGCATCTGCGAAATTTTTGGCCCGTAAAAGACTCCTCTTAGCAATAAGAACAGCTGCCACTTCATCTTCAACACTATCAAGGTAAGCCGAAACACTATCGGTTGTCGGCAATCTAACCATAATAACCCTTGTGATATCCGCTTGGTACAAATTCGAAAACAGAATCCCGAACTGAAGATACACGTAATCACTTTTAATGTTTCCGTGTGTTTCCATATACACTGCAAAACACTGTGTTTCTTCCACACTTAGCATTTGTATTGAAACTGAAATATCATTCTTAAAAGCTTCATGATTATCCGTATGTGCCTCCTCACCTGGGCCTATAACTTGAGATACGCTGATGTCATCCGAACAATGTATCTCCATCAAACCGTGAGACCCTGCTGCGCGGTTACACGCTCGCTGAAGATTCACAGCGAAAGCCTCACCGAAATCGTCATGCAGAATTAAGATCCCGCCAGATGCTTTTGCAAGAGGCTGTAAAACAGGAACTCTAACAGGACATGTTCCAGCACATAAGATGTCGATTAAAGTATTACACTTACGAGCTTCGCGGCCCAAATGTTCCATCCATTTTAACGCGGTTTTCTCCATGTGGGGATAGTTTGGATGACTAAAAGAATGAGGGACGTATCCGGGCCCACGTGTATTGGGCCCACCAGCACAAACAATTATTCTGTTACTACCTCCAGGTTTTTTCAAACCCCCTTGTGACATTTCACCTGATGGTCCTTGAATAATCGTTAAAGCAACCTCTATTGCAACACCCATGCAACGGTCTCTAGAAGCTTCCGGAAGGTTCAGTTTATACGGACTCAAAGATGAAAATATGGAATGTGCCACAGGTAACGAAGCGTGAATTGGACACATATAAAGACCAGTTCCATAAACAAGTTGTTTCAACGACTCTTGACTAGGAGAAACGTCGCCCGGTAAAACATCCGCCGATGCAGTCGATGGTTCAGAAAAATCGTAAACCGAAACCGCGCGTCCGTATAATACGATCCCGATTCTTGTTGTGGG includes these proteins:
- the LOC139852308 gene encoding protein transport protein SEC23 A-like isoform X2, producing MQRTWCLLLMHQMFYFQHVLKQKKLMNVPSMGFGALVSPGREVLQGPQIIHRDPHRCENCGAYANLYCNILLGSGQWQCVICRNLNGSEGEYVSSTKEELLYLPELAFPMVDYVQTGNRRPGFVPVTDSRMSAPIVLVVDDCLDEPHLQHLQSSLHAFLDSLPPTTRIGIVLYGRAVSVYDFSEPSTASADVLPGDVSPSQESLKQLVYGTGLYMCPIHASLPVAHSIFSSLSPYKLNLPEASRDRCMGVAIEVALTIIQGPSGEMSQGGLKKPGGSNRIIVCAGGPNTRGPGYVPHSFSHPNYPHMEKTALKWMEHLGREARKCNTLIDILCAGTCPVRVPVLQPLAKASGGILILHDDFGEAFAVNLQRACNRAAGSHGLMEIHCSDDISVSQVIGPGEEAHTDNHEAFKNDISVSIQMLSVEETQCFAVYMETHGNIKSDYVYLQFGILFSNLYQADITRVIMVRLPTTDSVSAYLDSVEDEVAAVLIAKRSLLRAKNFADAIDMRKTVDERIKDITSRFGSQMPKSKLYQFPKELSNLPELLFHLRRGPLLGSIVGHEDERSVLRDIFLNGSFDLSLRMVAPRCLMHREGGTFEELPAHDLVMQSDAAVVLDHGTDVFIWLGAELAAQDGRSASALAACRTLAEELTEMRFPAPRILAFKEGSSQARYFVSRLIPAHKDPPYEQEARFPQLRTLSGEQRTKLKSSFIHFDEPSFSEWMRSLKVVLAPEPT
- the LOC139852308 gene encoding protein transport protein SEC23 A-like isoform X3; its protein translation is MNVPSMGFGALVSPGREVLQGPQIIHRDPHRCENCGAYANLYCNILLGSGQWQCVICRNLNGSEGEYVSSTKEELLYLPELAFPMVDYVQTGNRRPGFVPVTDSRMSAPIVLVVDDCLDEPHLQHLQSSLHAFLDSLPPTTRIGIVLYGRAVSVYDFSEPSTASADVLPGDVSPSQESLKQLVYGTGLYMCPIHASLPVAHSIFSSLSPYKLNLPEASRDRCMGVAIEVALTIIQGPSGEMSQGGLKKPGGSNRIIVCAGGPNTRGPGYVPHSFSHPNYPHMEKTALKWMEHLGREARKCNTLIDILCAGTCPVRVPVLQPLAKASGGILILHDDFGEAFAVNLQRACNRAAGSHGLMEIHCSDDISVSQVIGPGEEAHTDNHEAFKNDISVSIQMLSVEETQCFAVYMETHGNIKSDYVYLQFGILFSNLYQADITRVIMVRLPTTDSVSAYLDSVEDEVAAVLIAKRSLLRAKNFADAIDMRKTVDERIKDITSRFGSQMPKSKLYQFPKELSNLPELLFHLRRGPLLGSIVGHEDERSVLRDIFLNGSFDLSLRMVAPRCLMHREGGTFEELPAHDLVMQSDAAVVLDHGTDVFIWLGAELAAQDGRSASALAACRTLAEELTEMRFPAPRILAFKEGSSQARYFVSRLIPAHKDPPYEQEARFPQLRTLSGEQRTKLKSSFIHFDEPSFSEWMRSLKVVLAPEPT